A window from Centropristis striata isolate RG_2023a ecotype Rhode Island chromosome 2, C.striata_1.0, whole genome shotgun sequence encodes these proteins:
- the fgf7 gene encoding fibroblast growth factor 7 has product MHKWMLTWNLQNLFSGLYLHAIFLFGSVCVVYSDCTPEQLAAIMNCSKHERHTRNYDYMEGGDVRIRQLFSRTQWFLTIDDFGNINGTQDPTNCHSILEIRTVSEGGVLAIKGVKSQYYISMNKAGQLQGKRIYNENCNFKEVFLENYFNAYSSARWTKNGKEMFIALSQKGKPMRGKKTRREHVASHFIPMKCREEERRVD; this is encoded by the exons ATGCACAAATGGATGCTGACATGGAACCTTCAAAATCTGTTCTCGGGACTGTACCTGCATGCAATCTTCTTGTtcggcagtgtgtgtgtggtctacaGTGACTGCACTCCAGAGCAACTTGCCGCCATCATGAACTGCTCCAAACACGAGCGCCACACCAGAAACTACGACTACATGGAGGGAGGAGATGTGCGCATCAGACAGCTGTTCAGCCGCACACAGTGGTTCCTAACAATTGATGATTTCGGCAACATCAACGGGACTCAAGATCCCACCAACTGCCACA GTATCCTGGAGATCAGGACAGTGTCTGAGGGGGGAGTACTGGCTATCAAAGGTGTGAAGAGCCAGTATTATATCTCTATGAACAAGGCTGGTCAGCTGCAAGGCAAG AGGATCTACAATGAAAACTGCAACTTCAAGGAGGTTTTCCTAGAAAACTACTTCAACGCTTACTCCTCTGCAAGGTGGACTAAAAATGGCAAGGAAATGTTCATAGCCCTGTCGCAGAAGGGAAAGCCGATGCGAGGGAAGAAGACCAGGAGGGAGCATGTAGCATCTCACTTCATCCCTATGAAgtgcagggaggaggagaggagggtggACTGA